The sequence CTGCGATTGATACACGAATCTTCCATGAATCTACGCAGTCTGACAAGGCTCTCTTTAACAGGTTATGCCCACCAAATAAAGAAGGTAAACGGAAGTTCTGTGACATTATGTTTAGGCGTTTGAAGAAACTTGGTATTGACAAGACGGCCCCCGAAGACCTTACTCCTGAAGAGAGCAGTAAATTTGCTAGGCTAGATATAGATCCTGCTTCCGTCACATGGAGAAGAGTCATGGATGTCAACGATaggtttttgagaaaaattaccATAGGTCAGGGACCTGAAGAGAAGGGGATGGTCCGGGAGACAGCATTTGACATTTCAGTTGCTAGTGAAATAATGGCAGTTCTAGCCCTCACGACATCACTAGCTGATATGCGAGAGAGGCTGGGGAAAATGGTAGTCGGGAATAGCAAGGCCGGTGATCCAGTTACAGCTGATGATCTTGGGGTTGGAGGCGCTTTGACTGTTTTGATGAAAGATGCCATTAATCCTACTCTTATGCAGACTCTTGAGGGCACCCCTGTTCTTGTTCATGCCGGTCCGTTTGCAAACATTGCTCATGGAAATTCATCTATTGTTGCTGATAAGATTGCATTAAAGCTCGTAGGACCTGGTGGCTTTGTGGTCACAGAGGCTGGCTTTGGTTCTGATATTGGGACAGAGAAGTTCATGAACATCAAATGTCGATATAGTGGCTTGAAACCACAGTGCGCTATTATTGTGGCCACAGTAAGAGCCCTTAAAATGCATGGTGGAGGACCTCAAGTCACAGCTGGAAAGCCTCTCGACAAGGCCTATGTAACTGAGAATCTCGGACTAGTGGAAGCTGGTTGTGTGAATCTTGCTAGGCATATTTCAAATACAAAAGCTTATGGTGTAAATGTTGTGGTTGCCGTCAATGCATTCTCAACTGATACTGAAGCAGAACTAAATGCAGTTAAAAATGCTGCATTAGCTGCAGGAGCATTTGATTCAGTAATTTGTACTCATCATGCCCATGGTGGCAAAGGAGCGGTAAGTCTTCC comes from Solanum pennellii chromosome 1, SPENNV200 and encodes:
- the LOC107002786 gene encoding formate--tetrahydrofolate ligase, coding for MGKTTRKLEVVSPVPADIDIANSVEPLHISEIAQELNLSSQHYDLYGKYKAKVLLSVLDEVGGSEDGYYVVVGGITPTPLGEGKSTTTVGLCQALGAFLDKKVVTCVRQPSQGPTFGIKGGAAGGGYSQVIPMDEFNLHLTGDIHAITAANNLLAAAIDTRIFHESTQSDKALFNRLCPPNKEGKRKFCDIMFRRLKKLGIDKTAPEDLTPEESSKFARLDIDPASVTWRRVMDVNDRFLRKITIGQGPEEKGMVRETAFDISVASEIMAVLALTTSLADMRERLGKMVVGNSKAGDPVTADDLGVGGALTVLMKDAINPTLMQTLEGTPVLVHAGPFANIAHGNSSIVADKIALKLVGPGGFVVTEAGFGSDIGTEKFMNIKCRYSGLKPQCAIIVATVRALKMHGGGPQVTAGKPLDKAYVTENLGLVEAGCVNLARHISNTKAYGVNVVVAVNAFSTDTEAELNAVKNAALAAGAFDSVICTHHAHGGKGAVDLGIAVQKACENAKQSLKFLYPLDIGIKDKIEAIAKSYGAAGVEYSEEAEKQIEMYTKQGFTNLPICMAKTQYSFSHDAGKKGAPSGFILPIRDVRASIGAGFIYPLVGTMSTMPGLPTRPCFYEIDIDTSTGKVIGLS